A window from Hemicordylus capensis ecotype Gifberg chromosome 2, rHemCap1.1.pri, whole genome shotgun sequence encodes these proteins:
- the LOC128345959 gene encoding C-type lectin domain family 2 member D-like isoform X3 yields MFQQEFVECNAEPTDYWINLQRESVEQPWKWPNGSLVSDWFQIKGEGLCAYLNDNIVSSTNCDNHRNWICKKPVLAAEKEALL; encoded by the exons ATGTTTCAGCAG GAATTCGTAGAGTGCAATGCAGAACCTACTGACTATTGGATTAACCTCCAGAGGGAGAGTGTAGAACAGCCCTGGAAATGGCCAAATGGTTCGCTTGTTAGTGACTG GTTTCAAATTAAAGGCGAAGGACTCTGTGCCTACCTGAATGATAACATAGTCAGCTCAACAAACTGTGACAACCATCGAAACTGGATATGCAAGAAGCCTGTCCTTGCTGCTGAGAAGGAAGCCTTACTATAA
- the LOC128345959 gene encoding C-type lectin domain family 2 member D-like isoform X2 translates to MAKELWRLHNKHEQQDPCPHKKSLTPLKWSLKEFVECNAEPTDYWINLQRESVEQPWKWPNGSLVSDWFQIKGEGLCAYLNDNIVSSTNCDNHRNWICKKPVLAAEKEALL, encoded by the exons ATGGCAAAGGAGTTATGGCGGCTTCATAATAAACATGAACAACAGGATCCCTGCCCCCACAAAAAAAGCCTCACTCCCTTGAAATGGTCTCTAAAG GAATTCGTAGAGTGCAATGCAGAACCTACTGACTATTGGATTAACCTCCAGAGGGAGAGTGTAGAACAGCCCTGGAAATGGCCAAATGGTTCGCTTGTTAGTGACTG GTTTCAAATTAAAGGCGAAGGACTCTGTGCCTACCTGAATGATAACATAGTCAGCTCAACAAACTGTGACAACCATCGAAACTGGATATGCAAGAAGCCTGTCCTTGCTGCTGAGAAGGAAGCCTTACTATAA
- the LOC128345959 gene encoding C-type lectin domain family 2 member D-like isoform X1 produces MKYNSNKSSSSEQHCSPSPIAIIVIFIRRIAIPEFVECNAEPTDYWINLQRESVEQPWKWPNGSLVSDWFQIKGEGLCAYLNDNIVSSTNCDNHRNWICKKPVLAAEKEALL; encoded by the exons ATGAAATATAATAGCAATAAAAGTAGCTCTTCGGAACAGCATTGTTCTCCCAGTCCAATAGCGATAATCGTAATATTCATAAGGAGGATAGCCATCCCG GAATTCGTAGAGTGCAATGCAGAACCTACTGACTATTGGATTAACCTCCAGAGGGAGAGTGTAGAACAGCCCTGGAAATGGCCAAATGGTTCGCTTGTTAGTGACTG GTTTCAAATTAAAGGCGAAGGACTCTGTGCCTACCTGAATGATAACATAGTCAGCTCAACAAACTGTGACAACCATCGAAACTGGATATGCAAGAAGCCTGTCCTTGCTGCTGAGAAGGAAGCCTTACTATAA